In Bacteroides cellulosilyticus, the genomic stretch TTTATAGAACCGTTTGTTACGGTAGGAATATACTTATTTAGAACTGTACCTGCGGTGCTGTTTCAGCTCCTTCGGAAGCTTCAAAGTAAGCACGCTTTTCGAAACCGAACAGACTTGCAAGAATGTTCTTCGGAAAGCGGCGGATGGCAGTATTGAAGTTCTTTGCTGCATTGTTGAAGTTGGTACGTGCCACGTTGATACGGTTTTCAGTACCTTCCAATTGAGCTTGCAGTTCCAGGAAATTCTGGTTTGCTTTCAAGTCGGGGTAATTCTCAGTAATGGCAAGCAACTTACCCAATGCAGAAGTTACCGCACCTTGAGCTTTCTGGTATTCAGCCAACTTTTCCGGAGTCAGATCATTAGCATCTACTTTAATTTGAGTAGCCTGACTACGGGCCTCTACCACACCTTCCAGAGTTTCTTTTTCATGAGAAGCGTATCCTTTTACCGTACTAACCAGATTCGGAATCAAGTCGGCACGGCGTTGATATTGTGTTTCAACGTTTGACCATTGTCCGCTTACGTTTTCATCCATAGTTACCAGTCCGTTATAACCAGTGACACCCCAAATGACGAGGAGAGCTAAAACAACAAGAATGATAATAGTTGATTTCTTCATACTTTTCTTTTATTAAATGATTATTAATTAGTTACAAGCTACAAGCTACAAGTTACAAGCTACGAGTTGCTGCGCTGTGGTACCGAAAGGCACTTGTAGCTTGTAGCCCGTAGCTTGTCACTCTGAGAGTTTCAACTCTCAGAATCGGGAACCGGCACCTCCGCCACCTCCCATACCTCCACCGAAGCTGCCTCCGCTGAAGCCACCGCCGCCTCCGCCGAAGCCTCCGCCGCCACCAAAGATGACCGGACCTCCTCCGCCACCTCCGCGATAGTTTTCATCATACGACTGTTTGCGGCGTACTACCTTGTGTCCGCAGTTGCGGCAAGTATAGGTAACATCTTCCGTTTTTACTCCGTTGATTCGGGAAACCACTTTACTGCTGGTGCGTTGCAATTTGTGCTGTCCGCAGTTGGGGCATTTGCTTGCGGCACGTGCTGCCATCCAACCGATTCCTCCGGCAACAACAAAGAATCCGATAACTGCTGCCAGAATGCCGAAGAAGGAAATGTCTTCTTCATCATCTGTATCATTCACCATGCTACCGTCCAGTCTGCCGCATACGGCACGCACACCGGCAACCATACCCGCATCCCAGTTACCATCTTTCAGATAAGGAATCATGTCGCGCGTCTGGATACGTTTACAGATGGCATCGGGCAGATCTCCTTCCAGTCCATAACCTGTATAGAACT encodes the following:
- a CDS encoding TPM domain-containing protein, translated to MKRLISISLFLCLLLSMQAQKVYTTDNIPKVHLQNKMRYVCNPDGILSQAACDSIDRMLYALEQQTGIETVVAVVPSIGNDDCFDFAHRLLNEWGVGKKGKNNGLIILLVTDQRCIQFYTGYGLEGDLPDAICKRIQTRDMIPYLKDGNWDAGMVAGVRAVCGRLDGSMVNDTDDEEDISFFGILAAVIGFFVVAGGIGWMAARAASKCPNCGQHKLQRTSSKVVSRINGVKTEDVTYTCRNCGHKVVRRKQSYDENYRGGGGGGPVIFGGGGGFGGGGGGFSGGSFGGGMGGGGGAGSRF
- a CDS encoding LemA family protein translates to MKKSTIIILVVLALLVIWGVTGYNGLVTMDENVSGQWSNVETQYQRRADLIPNLVSTVKGYASHEKETLEGVVEARSQATQIKVDANDLTPEKLAEYQKAQGAVTSALGKLLAITENYPDLKANQNFLELQAQLEGTENRINVARTNFNNAAKNFNTAIRRFPKNILASLFGFEKRAYFEASEGAETAPQVQF